Part of the Psychrobium sp. MM17-31 genome is shown below.
GTTGCGATGTGGTAGCATCGCTCAACTTACGTGAAAAATAGACAGATGGTGAGGCGGTCGTCGGTCAACTATGAATGATAGTGCTCTAGATAATGTTATAGAGCGCAGAGTCGTTACGTGCAGCAAAGAAACTTCATTGCGAGAAGCAACTAAGTTGATGCATCAGCGACATTGCAGCTCGATCATTATTACTCAACAAAATATTCCAATTGGTATTTGGACAGAAGCTGATGCGTTAAAGGTTAACATTCATCAGCCAAGCGTTTTTGACTGCGAAATTTCACAGTTTATGTCGACGCGCATCCATACCATAGGCATTGAAATGTCATTAAATGACGCAACATTGGAGCTAAAACGCAACAATGTACGTCATCTTGTGGTTGTGAACGACGAAGAGCAACTTGTTGGCGTACTGTCACAAAGTGACATCGTGATCCATCAAGATGCAACGCATTTCTTGAGTATGACTCAGGTACAAACTGTCTTACCGGAACATACCCAACTTAATTTCGATATTAGCGGCACTCTTATCGAAGCAATTCGCCATATGGGAATTCATCAATGTGATGCATTAGTCATTGTTGAAGACGATAAACCAATTGGTTTGCTGACCGAACGCGATGTGGTGCGTTTAATGGCGCTTAACCAACTGCAACTACCGCTTATCGATGCCATTAGTAAGCCGTTAATTACCGTGCCTAAAGGCATGAGTTTGTTATCTATTCGCTCATTTATGGAAAAGCGCCACATCCGTCACCTCGGCGTTGACGATGATGATGGCACCCTTATCGGTATTATTTCATTTTCTGACATTCTCAATCGCATCGAGCAAAGTTATGTTTCTCGGCTCCGCAGCGCGCTGGCGAGTAGCGAAGCATCACTTAAAGAAAAAGAATTCAATTTGCACATGGCTCATGCCCTTATTGAAGCCTCTGATGATGGCATCATGGTGGCGGATGAAAATGCGATCATTCAATCGGTAAACCCTGCTTTTAGCATTCTTACTGGCTATACCGAAGAGGAAGCGGTGGGTAAGCCGGCGAGTTTATTAAGCTCAGGTCAACACGATAAGAGTTTTTACGATGAAATGTGGGCAACGATTAGCCAACATGGTCGTTGGCAGGGAGAGATTTGGAATCGTCGTAAAAACGGCGAGGTTTACCCTGAATGGTTAACCATCACGCGCATCAAAGAGCCGATTAAACAAACCGTTTTGTACGCTGGAATTTTTAACGATATTACCGAGCGTAAAAATTCCGAGACGATGATCGAACATTTAGCGTATTACGATCCGCTAACAAAGTTGCCCAATCGTCAGTTATTTTACGATCGCTTAGATGCCGCATTATTGCAAGCTAACGCCCACAAGAATCAATTGGCGGTGTTATTTGTCGATTTAGATCACTTTAAACGCATTA
Proteins encoded:
- a CDS encoding EAL domain-containing protein gives rise to the protein MNDSALDNVIERRVVTCSKETSLREATKLMHQRHCSSIIITQQNIPIGIWTEADALKVNIHQPSVFDCEISQFMSTRIHTIGIEMSLNDATLELKRNNVRHLVVVNDEEQLVGVLSQSDIVIHQDATHFLSMTQVQTVLPEHTQLNFDISGTLIEAIRHMGIHQCDALVIVEDDKPIGLLTERDVVRLMALNQLQLPLIDAISKPLITVPKGMSLLSIRSFMEKRHIRHLGVDDDDGTLIGIISFSDILNRIEQSYVSRLRSALASSEASLKEKEFNLHMAHALIEASDDGIMVADENAIIQSVNPAFSILTGYTEEEAVGKPASLLSSGQHDKSFYDEMWATISQHGRWQGEIWNRRKNGEVYPEWLTITRIKEPIKQTVLYAGIFNDITERKNSETMIEHLAYYDPLTKLPNRQLFYDRLDAALLQANAHKNQLAVLFVDLDHFKRINDSLGHSVGDQVLCEVADRFADCLSEVDTIARIGGDELVVMLNDIEEQADVYRSAQRIVDSLNKPLSIVGRELMMTTSVGCAIYPQDGDTREELLKHADSAMYRAKAEGRNRFCLFSAQMNEQSQRQLAMESRLRQALKNNEFSLVYQPKVNAQTYDIESVEALIRWRDPVNGDVPPSLFIPLAEELGLIEEIGHWVLVEAMRQGKAWQDEHGISMRVSVNVSARQLISESLVSQIKNGIAETGFQPYLLDIEVTETSALNGIDTMISCLTAIRDMGATVSMDDFGTGYSSLSMLTKMPLDFLKIDRSFMDGIPGNIGNEELISTIVVMAHNLNLRVVAEGVETLEQLQFLQDLACEYIQGYYFSKPVDAKDIVDLATHGIAPNLD